From the genome of Triticum aestivum cultivar Chinese Spring chromosome 3B, IWGSC CS RefSeq v2.1, whole genome shotgun sequence, one region includes:
- the LOC123065380 gene encoding uncharacterized protein, protein MWQIKDHHAARGDRWQPGYYDATTPANVSWQASLLQAIGNADTTHQIEVARQLQLAHVVQQGASTTINSGEGTSVAGTSEHIEGAFHEQVTNAATNNAESVSEMAIVAAMPTSTPMHTSTSNTQADETATNTEVNDETDDEAQGEEEDGQSEIMIPQPPYLGQRFGTFEDAKEYYQRNAMFHGFAVNTEYHRKIKKLTSIAEVR, encoded by the exons atgtggcaaatcaag GACCATCATGCAGCACGTGGCGACAGGTGGCAGCCGG GTTATTATGATGCAACCACACCAGCAAATGTCTCGTGGCAAGCTTCACTATTGCAGGCCATCGGTAATGCAGATACAACGCACCAAATTGAAGTGGCACGGCAACTTCAATTAGCACATGTGGTGCAGCAAG GAGCTTCAACTACAATCAACAGTGGCGAAGGAACATCTGTTGCGGGAACCTCAGAGCATATTGAAGGAGCATTCCATGAGCAAGTCACCAATGCTGCCACAAACAATGCGGAATCAGTGTCAGAAATGGCAATCGTTGCAGCAATGCCGACAAGCACACCTATGCACACCAGCACAAGCAACACTCAAGCAGATGAAACAGCCACCAATACTGAAGTaaatgatgaaactgatgacgaagcgcaaggggaagaagaagatggacaaTCGGAAATCATGATACCTCAGCCACCATATCTTGGACAGAGATTTGGTACTTTTGAAGATGCCAAGGAGTACTACCAGAGAAATGCGATGTTCCATGGATTTGCGGTGAACACagaataccataggaaaattaaaaaactaacGAGTATAGCAGAGGTGAGATAA